The following DNA comes from Hahella chejuensis KCTC 2396.
TGGGGAAGAAAAGAACGCTCAGGCGGCGGCGGAGATCATCCGCCACATTTACCGGGAAACCGAAGCGTCCACTTCTATTGAGCCCGACACGGTGCACTTGTTTATTCGCGAATCCGGCGCTGAGGAAGAAGACGAAGCAAGCAGCTCTTCCGACGGCGTCGTTATCCGCACGCCCAAGCTGCATATCCGGCCCCGCGGTCAAAATCAGATTCACTATGTCAAATCGGTCCTGCAGCACGACATCAACTTCGGCGTCGGCCCTGCCGGCACGGGCAAGACCTACCTGGCGGTCGCTTGCGCTGCGCAAGCATTAGCCGATGATCAGGTGAAGCGCATTCTGCTGGTGCGCCCTGCGGTTGAAGCAGGAGAGAAACTAGGGTTTCTACCCGGTGATCTGGCGCAGAAAGTCGACCCTTATCTGCGCCCTCTGTACGACGCGTTATACGAAATGTTCGGTTTCGAGCACGTTAATCGACTACTGGAAAAAGGGCTGATCGAAATCGCCCCACTCGCCTTTATGCGCGGTCGTACTTTGAATAACGCCTTTATCATCCTGGATGAAAGCCAGAACACTACGCCGGAGCAGATGAAGATGTTCCTGACCCGGATCGGGTTCGGCTCAACTGCAGTAGTAACCGGGGACCCCACCCAGGTCGACCTGCCGAAAGGCGTTCCATCCGGTTTGGTTCAAGCATTGAAAGTGCTTGAAGACGTCAAAGGCGTCAGCGTCACCAAATTCCTGAGCAAAGACGTAGTGCGTCACCCACTCGTACAAAGAATTGTTGATGCGTACGAAGCATTTAACAAAAATTCCATTTGAAAAACGCCGCCGAAGCCCATATAAACGAAGCAAACGCATCTAAATAAGCAGTTTATGAGTCTCGACGTCGATATCCAGATAGCCTCGGAAGAGGCTGACCTTCCAAGCGAAGAACAGCTGATTCTGTGGGCGCAGGCAGCCCTGCGCGAAACGGGCGACCGTGAGGTGACCATCCGTATCGTTGACGCGGAGGAAAGCCGGGAGCTGAACGCGCAGTATCGCGGCAAAGACAAGCCGACCAATGTCCTGTCCTTCCCTTTTGAAAACCCGCCAGGATTAACTTTACCCCTATTGGGGGACTTGGTTATTTGCGCGCCGGTAGTGTTCAACGAAGCCGTGGAACAGCAAAAAACCGCCGCCGCGCACTGGGCGCATATGGTCATTCATGGGATGCTGCATTTACAGGGATACGACCATATAATTGACGAGGAAGCAGAGGTTATGGAAAGTCTCGAAACAGAACTGGTGACCAGTCTGGGCTTTCCCCCTCCCTACGCCACCAACAGTTCGTTAGCTGAAGGGTAACACAACATCAATGAGTGACGATCATTCGGGTAGCCAGCAAATCTCTCGCTCA
Coding sequences within:
- the ybeY gene encoding rRNA maturation RNase YbeY codes for the protein MSLDVDIQIASEEADLPSEEQLILWAQAALRETGDREVTIRIVDAEESRELNAQYRGKDKPTNVLSFPFENPPGLTLPLLGDLVICAPVVFNEAVEQQKTAAAHWAHMVIHGMLHLQGYDHIIDEEAEVMESLETELVTSLGFPPPYATNSSLAEG
- a CDS encoding PhoH family protein; amino-acid sequence: MNEPAISFKLEPADPIRLQALCGQFDENLRLIERRLKVRVAYRGHAFTLFGEEKNAQAAAEIIRHIYRETEASTSIEPDTVHLFIRESGAEEEDEASSSSDGVVIRTPKLHIRPRGQNQIHYVKSVLQHDINFGVGPAGTGKTYLAVACAAQALADDQVKRILLVRPAVEAGEKLGFLPGDLAQKVDPYLRPLYDALYEMFGFEHVNRLLEKGLIEIAPLAFMRGRTLNNAFIILDESQNTTPEQMKMFLTRIGFGSTAVVTGDPTQVDLPKGVPSGLVQALKVLEDVKGVSVTKFLSKDVVRHPLVQRIVDAYEAFNKNSI